DNA from Ptychodera flava strain L36383 chromosome 15, AS_Pfla_20210202, whole genome shotgun sequence:
ATGTCAGAAAATTGTGTCAGAAtacttcattttgtaaaatcacAGAATGATACAGTTCCTTTTTGGAAAGGCAACGGCTAGTTACGACGGGAGAGGGCGCTTTGGCACGATCTGCAAGTAAGTTAGGCACTCGTGAAAATAACGAAGGTTTAGGGAGTATTGTTATCAACATGGCGGTGGCTGCGAGGGCTTGGCTGAAGCTCGTAAGTCGGTAATGATTTCTATTCAACTTTCAGACTGTTTATGGCAAGCTGCTGCGGATTGTATGGGCACAACAACTGCACTGTCAATAAGCGTAATTAACTGTGCGGTTGATTCACACAACGGAGTAAAATTCTTGTGAGTTTACCGTTTGAAGTGGGTGCAGTTTTCCGGGGTCGTCAACGACAACTGACCCATTAGAAAGACAGTAGTACATTCGCAGCACTCGAGAACGACCGTAGACATTCAAGGAACTATGGCAACTGCTGCACCCTTACCGGCGCAAAACTCTGCTGCCACTGCGAGTACAAGCGGCACTCGTACTGGAAATACTCCACCGTCGGGATTTACCGTCGCGAGTAAACGAGAAAATCCCTGGCACGCGAAAAGTGTCCTCGACCAGCTGAAGGTGATGCTGGACAGTGGAGAACTGATCGATGTTGTGGTAAACGTTGAGGACAAACATTTTCCCTGCCACCGTGCTGTGCTGTCCGCGTGCAGCCCCTATTTCAAAGCGATGTTCACAAGCGGAATGGAAGAATGTAATCGTCGAGAAATCACTCTTCATGACGTAGATGCGAATTCTGTGGGTCAAATTCTGAATTATGCGTACACATCAAAGCTTGACCTTAGCATGGAGACAGTACAGAATCTATTTGTAGCAGCAAGCATGTTTCAAATTCACTTCATCCAAGAAACTTGCGCCCAATTCATGTCTGCCCATGTGGATGTGAACAACTGTGTATCCCTGTTCAGTTTCGCCTGCTCGTATAACTCACAGTGGTTGAAACGTGGATCCAAGGAATTGATCGAACAGAATTTCCACCAGTTGTCCAAGACTGACGACTTCATGGAGCTCCACGGATCTGAGCTGGTGTGCATACTGGCAAGTGACAATCTCAATGTTCAGAGGGAAGACCAAGTGCTTGATGCTGCAAAGAGGTGGCTGGAATATGATCCAGGCAGGAGAATCAAATTCCTTCCCGAAATCACACGGCAGGTGCGTTTCTCACTAATAGTGGATTCCACGGTTGTGCATAGCCTGCGACAACACGAACTCTTTAAAAGATCCCCGGAATGCTGTCAATACCTAGCCAGGTTGAGTGAAGCTGGGCCACCAAGAAGCGTGAAACAAAGACTTGGGATGGGAGAACGTAGTATGATTGTCTGTTTTGGATCCAGTCCGAATTTCGACCCGGATGAAGTCCACCGGGTTCCCTGTTTCAGCATTAAGtcagatgaaattttcaccatggCAGCACCACCAAGGGGATTATGGGATTACGGTGTCACAGTAACCCGGCTTAATGATGTCAT
Protein-coding regions in this window:
- the LOC139151908 gene encoding kelch repeat and BTB domain-containing protein 8-like, whose translation is MATAAPLPAQNSAATASTSGTRTGNTPPSGFTVASKRENPWHAKSVLDQLKVMLDSGELIDVVVNVEDKHFPCHRAVLSACSPYFKAMFTSGMEECNRREITLHDVDANSVGQILNYAYTSKLDLSMETVQNLFVAASMFQIHFIQETCAQFMSAHVDVNNCVSLFSFACSYNSQWLKRGSKELIEQNFHQLSKTDDFMELHGSELVCILASDNLNVQREDQVLDAAKRWLEYDPGRRIKFLPEITRQVRFSLIVDSTVVHSLRQHELFKRSPECCQYLARLSEAGPPRSVKQRLGMGERSMIVCFGSSPNFDPDEVHRVPCFSIKSDEIFTMAAPPRGLWDYGVTVTRLNDVIVAGGCLVDDHSGSEDSYDTSQDLGLRPQRDVYIYEHTHDRWHKRAPMLTERFDLHLAATDTHVYAIGGMGRGGQHLDVIEGYDLKDNKWKYVTSMPPGLSPLCAIVYGTHIYVIQGDTFLSFDTETNTWSSRLPSGGCLLVPSATVFQDQLYFVAGYNLPRSGIPVQVYNPNAKRWHRVASIPIRSGDFLHFTCRPKVMVIDTKLHVLVKHEDDEEDDDDNALFSLYQYNTETDKWTLSHSFSFPYSIRVDVRFVIAGLNVNYLYPADSDDSDSSEE